The sequence CAGGCCCCCGGGCGGCCGCCGCGCCGTCCGCCGGGCCCGCCGGCACTCCGGACGGGCCCCCCGCCGTTCCCACCGCCCGCCCGTCCGGGGGCGGTGCCCGGTCCGGCCGGGCCGCCCGGCGGACCCGGCAGGGGCTCGCCCTGCTCGCCTTCGCCGCGCTCTGGCAACTGCTGACCGTCCGGAACGTCCGGTTCTGGCTGCGCTTCGACCAACTGCCGACCGCCGTCGAGGTCGGCCGGGCGCTGGTCCTCCGCATCGGCACCGCCGAGTACTGGCACGACCTCGCCGACAGCCTGCGGCGGATCGGCTGCGGATTCCTGCTGGCCGCCCTGCTCGGGGTCGCCGCCGGGGTGCTGACCGCCCGTTCCCGCTGGGCGGCCGACCTGCTCGGCCCGGTGCTCGAACTGGTCCGCCCGATCCCGGCCATCGCACTGGTCCCGGTCGCGATCATGCTCTTCCCCGAGAACGAGCAGGGCATCGTCTTCATCACCGGCACCGCGGCCTTCTTCCCCGTCCTGGTCGCCACCCGGCACGCCGTCCGGGCCGTCCCCCCGCTGTGGGAGGAGGCCGTGCGCACCATGGGCGCGGGCCGGGCCCGGGTGCTGTGGAGCGTCGTCCTGCCGGGTGCCCTGCCCGGAGTCGCCGGCGGCCTGTCGGTCGGGCTCGGCGTCGCCTGGATCTGCGTCATCTCCGCCGAGATGGTCTCCGGCCAGTTCGGCGTCGGCTACCGGACCTGGTCCGCCTACACCGTGCTCGACTACCCGGGCGTGTTCGTCGGCATGGTGACGATCGGGCTGCTGGGCCGGGTCACCTCCGGCGCCGTCGAACTCCTCGGCCGCCGGCTCACCGCCTGGCTGCCCCCGACCGGGCCCACCGCCCCCGCGGCCGTCGCCCCGGGACCCGGCCCCACGGAGGTGCGGACATGAGCCTGCGACTGACCGCCAGGGGCCTGCGGCTCGGCCACCCCGGACACCCCGTGCTCGACGGCGTCGACCTCGACGTGGCCCCGGGCGAACTCCTCACCGTGCTCGGCCCGTCCGGCGGTGGCAAGTCCACCCTGCTGCGCGCCCTGGCCGGCCTGCTGCCGCCGGCCGGCGGCGAACTCCTCGCCGACGGACGGCCGCTGCGCGGACCGGACGCCGAACGAACGCTGGTCTTCCAGGAGGACGGCCTGCTGCCCTGGCGCACGGTGCGGCGCAACGTCGAACTCCCGCTGGCCGTCCGGCGCACGCCGAGGGCCCGACGGCGCGCCCCGGTCGCCGAGTGGATCCGGCTGGTCGGCCTGGACGGGCTCGAACGCCGCTTGCCGCGCGAGCTGTCCGGCGGCCAGCGCCAGCGCGTCCAACTCGCCCGCGCCCTGGTCGGAGCGCCCCGCGCCGTCCTGATGGACGAACCGTTCGGCGCCCTCGACGCCGGGACCCGAGCCGGGATGCAGCGACTGCTGCTGACCGTCCGCGAGCGCGAGGGCTGCACCGTCGTCCTCGTCACCCACGACGTCGACGAGGCCCTGCTGCTCGGCGACCGGGTCGCCGTCCTCGGCGGGGGAACCCTCGCCGCCGTCCACGACGTCCCCCACCCCCGTGGGCCCGCCGCCCGCACCGACCCGGCGGCCCGCACCGCCCCGGCCGTCCGCGCGCTGCGCGGCCTCTTGCTGGAACAACTCGCGGGCGCCGCCGCGACCCTGCCCGGGCAAGCGCCGGAAAAGCCCGCCGGTCCCGCCCCGACCCCGCCCGGGCAAGCGCCGGAACAACTCGCCGGTCCCGCCCCGACCCCGCCCGAGAAAGGCCCCCGATGAGGATCCCCGACCTCGCCGACACCCGGCAGCTGAGCTGCGACGTCCTGGTGGTCGGCGGCGGCACCGCCGGCTCGATGGCCGCGATCAGCGCGGCCGAGGCCGGGGCGCGCGTCCTGCTGCTGGAGAAGGCCCACGTCCGCCACTCCGGCGCCCTCGCCATGGGCATGGACGGCGTCAACAACGCCGTCGTCCCCGGTCGCGCCGACCCGGACGACTACGTTGCCGAGATCACCCGCGCCAACGACGGCATCGTCGACCAGCGCACCGTCCGGCAGACCGCCACCCGGGGCTTCGCCATGGTCCGGCGCCTGGAGGGCTACGGGGTGAAGTTCGAGAAGGACGAGCACGGCGAGTACCTGGTGCGCCAGGTCCACCGCTCCGGCAGCTACGTGCTGCCCATGCCGGAGGGCAAGGACGTCAAGAAGGTGCTCTACCGGGTGCTGCGGGAACGCCGGCTGCGCGAGCGGATCACCATCGAGAACCGGGTGATGCCCGTGCGGGTGCTCACCGCCGACGGGCGGGCGGTGGGCGCCGCCGGGTTCGACACCCGGACCGGCGGGTTCGTCACCGTCTCCGCCGGAGCCGTCGTCCTCGCCACCGGGCCGTGCGGCCGCCTCGGCCTGCCCGCCAGCGGCTACCTCTACGGCACCTACGAGAACCCCACCAACGCCGGCGACGGCTACGCCATGGCCTACCACGCTGGCGCGGAGCTGAGCGGCATCGAGTGCTTCCAGATCAACCCGCTGATCAAGGACTACAACGGCCCCGCGTGCGCCTACGTGGCCAACCCCTTCGGCGGCTACCAGGTGAACCGGCACGGGGAGCGGTTCGTCGACTCCGACTACTGGTCCGGCCGGATGATGGCGGAGTTCGCCGCCGAGGTCGCCTCCGACCGGGGCCCGGTGTTCCTGCGCACCACCCACCTGCCGGAGGAGACCGTGCAGGCGCTCGAATCCATCCTGCACACCACCGAGCGCCCCACCCGCGGCACCTTCCACGCCGGGCGCGGCCACGACTACCGGACCCACGACATCGAGATGCACATCTCCGAGATCGGCCTGTGCGGCGGACACTCCGCCTCCGGCGTCCAGGTCGACGAGAACGCCGCCACCACCGTCCCCGGGCTCTACGCCGCCGGGGACCTCGCCTGCGTCCCGCACAACTACATGATCGGCGCGTTCGTCTTCGGGGACCTCGCGGGCACCCACGCCGCGACCCACCTGCCGGCCGAGCACGTCGACCTGCCGCAGGACCAGATCGAGGCCGCCCACGCCCTGGTGTACCGGCCGCTGCGCAACCCCGACGGGCCGCCGCAGGCCCAGGTCGAGTACAAGCTCCGGCGCTTCGTCAACGACTACATCGCCCCGCCGAAGACCGGCGCGCGGCTCTCCCTGGTGCTCGACCACCTCGACCGGATGCGCGGGGAGATCGCGGCGATGGGCGCCCGGACCCCGCACGAGCTGATGCGCGCCGTCGAGGTCGACTTCATCCGGGACTGCGCCGAGATGGCCGCCCGCTCCTCGCTCGCCCGCACCGAGAGCCGCTGGGGCCTGTACCACCAGCGCACCGACCACCCCGGACGGGACGACGAACGCTGGTTCAGCCACCTCAACCTGCGCCGGAACGCCGACGGCGCGATGGAGTTCCTCACCCGCCCCGTCCACCCCTACCTCGTCCCCGTGGAGGGCCTGGAACCGCCGGCGCTCCCGGTGACCCTGCTGGGCGAGGTCCACCCGGAGCCGGTCGGCCGCGCCCCCGGCACCGCCGCCCCGGTCCGGGCCGCCGGGGCCGCCCCCGCCGTCGCCACGTCACCGGCCTCGCCCCGGCTGCTCGAACTGCTGCGGGTCGCCGAGGGGCGGCCGACCGTCGACCGGCTGGCCGGCTTCCTGGCCGACCCGGCGGCCGAGGTGCGCCGCACCGCGCTCACCGTGCTGACCGAGCACGCCCCGCCCGGCACCGGCCCCGCCCTCGCCCGGGCCCTGACGGACACCGACGGTCCGGTCCGGGCGGCCGCCGTCGCCGGACTGCGCGAACTCGCCGAGGTGCTGGACGGGCCTGAGCTCGGCCCCGCCCTCGACCTCGGCGCGGACTCGCCCGACCCGGTGGTCCGGGCCGGGGCGCTGGAACTCGCCCGGGTGCTGCGGACCGGCACCGCCCGGCGGTTCGCCGGGGCCCTGGCCGACGCCGCCGTGCCGGTGCGGCTCCAGGCCGTGCGCGGCCTGGTCGCGCTGGACGACGCCGCCGCGCTGGCGGGCGCCGCCGGGGACCCGGCCCGGGAGGTCCGGGTGGCGGTGGCGGAGGGGATCGGCACCGTCGGCGACCCCTCGGGCGGCCCCGCCCTGGTGGCGCTCGCCGCCGACCCGGATCCGCTGGTGCGGGCGGCCGCCCTCACCGGGGCCGCTGGGATCGGCTGCCCGCCGGAGCTGGCCGCCGTCGCCGTCGGCGCGACCGCGGCCGGGTCCTGGCGGATCCGCCGGGCGGCGGCCGCCGCGCTCGCGGTCGCGGGCGAACTGCCGCCGCTGCTGGCCCTGCTGGACGACCGGGAGGCCGATGTGCGGAAGGCCGCGGTGCGCGCCCTCGCCTCCCGGTCGGGCGAGCCGGTGGTGGCGGCGGCGCTGCGCGAGCGGCTCGCGGACTCCGACGCGGACGTGCGCGCGTACGCGCGGCTCGCGCTCGCGCGCCGGCCGGTGGCCGCGGGCGCCTGACGGCTCGCGGGCGGGCCCGGCGGTCAGTGCGCCGCCGGGCCGCTCCAGCCGACGGGTACGTGGCCGAGCCGGACGCGTTGCGGGTGGTCGCCGACGTCGACCGAGGAGGTGCGCAGCCCGGTGGCGAAGTCGATGGCGCTGACCCGGTCGGCCCCGGCCTCGGAGACGACGCAGGACGTCCCGTCGCCGTTGACGGTCGCCCAGTAGGGCTTGACGGCGGGCACCAGCGGCCCTTCCCGGAGGGTCGCCCGGTCGACGACGGTGGCGTAGTCGTCCACGGTGCCCGCGACGCAGAGCCGGTCCCCGGCGGGGCTCATCGCCAGGCCGTGGTGGCGGGAGTCGTTGACCCAGGTGGTGCGGTCCTCGTCGGTCGCGGGGTTGGTGGGGAGGGTGCTGATCCGGGTGATCCGGTCGGCGGCGACGTCGTACTCCACCAGGCCGTTGAAGAAGGAGACCTGGAAGTACAGCGTCGAGCCGTCCGGGCTGAACGCGGCGGGCCGGACGGCGTCGGAGAGGTCGGGGCGGCCGAAGGCGTCCAGCCGCTCCCGCATGTCGATCACCCGGACGGTGCGGAAGGTCGTCGCGTCGGCCACGGTGATCCGGCGGTCGCCCTTGGTCCAGTCCAGCCAAGGGGCGTCGAGGGCGGTGGTGACGTCGCCGATCGACATGTTCCAGATGGACCGGCCGCCGTCCGTGAAGAGGTTCTCGTGCGGCTTGTCGCCGGTCCGGAACGAGCCGAGTTGGC comes from Streptomyces sp. TLI_053 and encodes:
- a CDS encoding ABC transporter permease, whose protein sequence is MLAFAALWQLLTVRNVRFWLRFDQLPTAVEVGRALVLRIGTAEYWHDLADSLRRIGCGFLLAALLGVAAGVLTARSRWAADLLGPVLELVRPIPAIALVPVAIMLFPENEQGIVFITGTAAFFPVLVATRHAVRAVPPLWEEAVRTMGAGRARVLWSVVLPGALPGVAGGLSVGLGVAWICVISAEMVSGQFGVGYRTWSAYTVLDYPGVFVGMVTIGLLGRVTSGAVELLGRRLTAWLPPTGPTAPAAVAPGPGPTEVRT
- a CDS encoding fumarate reductase/succinate dehydrogenase flavoprotein subunit, whose amino-acid sequence is MRIPDLADTRQLSCDVLVVGGGTAGSMAAISAAEAGARVLLLEKAHVRHSGALAMGMDGVNNAVVPGRADPDDYVAEITRANDGIVDQRTVRQTATRGFAMVRRLEGYGVKFEKDEHGEYLVRQVHRSGSYVLPMPEGKDVKKVLYRVLRERRLRERITIENRVMPVRVLTADGRAVGAAGFDTRTGGFVTVSAGAVVLATGPCGRLGLPASGYLYGTYENPTNAGDGYAMAYHAGAELSGIECFQINPLIKDYNGPACAYVANPFGGYQVNRHGERFVDSDYWSGRMMAEFAAEVASDRGPVFLRTTHLPEETVQALESILHTTERPTRGTFHAGRGHDYRTHDIEMHISEIGLCGGHSASGVQVDENAATTVPGLYAAGDLACVPHNYMIGAFVFGDLAGTHAATHLPAEHVDLPQDQIEAAHALVYRPLRNPDGPPQAQVEYKLRRFVNDYIAPPKTGARLSLVLDHLDRMRGEIAAMGARTPHELMRAVEVDFIRDCAEMAARSSLARTESRWGLYHQRTDHPGRDDERWFSHLNLRRNADGAMEFLTRPVHPYLVPVEGLEPPALPVTLLGEVHPEPVGRAPGTAAPVRAAGAAPAVATSPASPRLLELLRVAEGRPTVDRLAGFLADPAAEVRRTALTVLTEHAPPGTGPALARALTDTDGPVRAAAVAGLRELAEVLDGPELGPALDLGADSPDPVVRAGALELARVLRTGTARRFAGALADAAVPVRLQAVRGLVALDDAAALAGAAGDPAREVRVAVAEGIGTVGDPSGGPALVALAADPDPLVRAAALTGAAGIGCPPELAAVAVGATAAGSWRIRRAAAAALAVAGELPPLLALLDDREADVRKAAVRALASRSGEPVVAAALRERLADSDADVRAYARLALARRPVAAGA
- a CDS encoding YncE family protein, which produces MPLPHPRRPHRLRTLLGIAAALALALPAATATAGAADRTAADASPADRTGSPPPATALREVMFVGNNWDGTADVITSRGDLARIARIDVVPDKDRRLAEIYLDPIKLGYFLGIRLGPGEGHDQFVDDMYSTPDGTTVVVSRPSFADVVSIDLASGRINWRFPVAGYRSDHMALSPDGTRVVVSASTANTVHVLDIATGRQLGSFRTGDKPHENLFTDGGRSIWNMSIGDVTTALDAPWLDWTKGDRRITVADATTFRTVRVIDMRERLDAFGRPDLSDAVRPAAFSPDGSTLYFQVSFFNGLVEYDVAADRITRISTLPTNPATDEDRTTWVNDSRHHGLAMSPAGDRLCVAGTVDDYATVVDRATLREGPLVPAVKPYWATVNGDGTSCVVSEAGADRVSAIDFATGLRTSSVDVGDHPQRVRLGHVPVGWSGPAAH